Within the Catalinimonas niigatensis genome, the region GGAGGCTATTTTAGCCTGGCGGAATCAGGAAAAGAAGAGCCGATGACCACCCACTCCGATCACTACAATACCAATCGTGCATACGGGCTGGCTGCTTACTCTAAAGGGGCAGTCTTTCTGGAGCAGTTGAGCTACATCATGGGCAGGGAGTCATTTCAGCGAGGAATGAAGCGTTATTTCAACGAGTGGAAATTCAAGCATCCCAATCCTACTAACCTGAAAAGAATCATGGAAAAAGAGTCAGGGCTGGAACTGGACTGGTACTTTGAATATTTTGTCAATACCACCCATACTATTGACTATGGCGTAAAGTCGGTAGAAGAAAGAGGAGAGAGCACCCATGTAACCCTGGAGCGCATAGATAAGATGCCCATGCCTTTGGATGTGCTGGTGACTTATAAAAATGGTGAAAAAGAACTTTTCTACATCCCTCTACGGATCATGCGGGGTGAAAAAGAAAATGACCTGGATTATTCACGGAGCCTTATGCAAGACTGGCCCTGGGTGTTTCCTACCTATCTGATGGTAGTTCCCCATGCTTTGAGTGATATTGAGCGTATAGAAATTGATCCTTCTTACAGAATGGCAGACATCGACCGTTCCAATAATGTGTATCCCGACATGGAAAACACCCGTTTTGGCCAGGAAACAGAATAAAACATTTTTGTTGAACATACTATTCTTAAAGGGCTGTAGTAATGCAGTCCTTTTATTTTTTTAAAATAAAACAAACAATGCCCGAATTACCCGAAGTAGCCACCTACCAGACCTATTTCCATCATACTGCCTTACACAAAAAAGTGACAGATGTCGTCGTAGAAGATGACAGAGTGCTTCTTCTGCCCACAGAAACATTACGAGAAGAACTCAAAGGGCAGACTTTTGAAAGCACCGACCGGATTGGCAAACATCTGTTTGTGCAACTGAGTGGAGGCAAATACCTGAGCATACACTTTGGGATGACCGGGCGCCTGAAATATTTTAAAGACAAGGAAGATGCTCCTCGTTTTACCAAAGTCCTTTTCTCTCTGGATGATGGTTTTCATCTGGCTTTTAGCTGTCCGCGGATTTTGGGCAGGATAGGCATTACCTCCGATCTGGCGGAGTTTGGCAAAAAGAAAAAGCTGGGAGAGGATGCGCTAAAGATCAGCCGGGAGAATTTTGTTAAGAAACTGTCGGGAAAGAAAGGGCTGATCAAACCCTTGCTGATGAACCAGGCGACTGTAGCAGGTTTGGGTAACTGGATTGTAGATGACATGCTATATCAGGCGGGCATTC harbors:
- a CDS encoding Fpg/Nei family DNA glycosylase, with protein sequence MPELPEVATYQTYFHHTALHKKVTDVVVEDDRVLLLPTETLREELKGQTFESTDRIGKHLFVQLSGGKYLSIHFGMTGRLKYFKDKEDAPRFTKVLFSLDDGFHLAFSCPRILGRIGITSDLAEFGKKKKLGEDALKISRENFVKKLSGKKGLIKPLLMNQATVAGLGNWIVDDMLYQAGIHPETTAAQLTEEDIMRLYEKMHYIIKIAIEMEIRYDDFPDHFLITHREEGAKSTLYDGEIIRLVVGGRGTYICPQGQRLR